In the genome of Xanthomonas hortorum pv. pelargonii, the window CCGAAAAGAAGGCGCCGGTAAAAGTCATTCTGGTGGAAGCGCAGTTGCCACCCAAGCCGGTCAAACCGCCGTTGCCGCCGCTGTTTTCGGACATCGAGCGTCGCACCTTCCAGTTTTTCTGGGACACCACCAACGAACTCAACGGACTGGCACCGGATCGGTTTCCGTCGCGCCCGTTCGCCAGTATCGCGTCGGTCGGGTTTGCGCTGACCGCGTATCCGATCGGGATCGAAAATGGGTGGATCAGCCGCAATCAGGCGATCGACCGCACCTTGACCACACTGAAATTCTTCCGCGATGCGCCAATGGGGCCGCAGCGGACCGGTAGGGCCGGGTACAAGGGCTTCTACTACCATTTCCTGGACATGCAGCAGGGCAACCGGTACGACAGCTGGGTCGAGCTGTCGAGCGTGGACACCGCGCTGCTGATGATGGGCGTGTTGTTCACCCAGTCGTATTACGACGGCGAGGACCCGCGCGAAAAAGAAATCCGCCAGATCGCCGACACGCTGTACAAGCGTGTGGACTGGCGCTGGCTGCAGCAGCGTGCACCGCTGATCTCGATGGGCTGGTTCCCCGAGAGCGGCTTCATCGACCACGACTGGATGGGCTACAACGAAGCGATGATGCTGTACATCCTCGCGCTCGGCTCGCCCACCCACGGCGTCGATGCCGAGGCGTGGACCAGCTGGACCCGCACCTACAACAACGACTGGGGCGTCTACCAGGGTCAGGAATACCTGTCCTTCGGCCCGCTGTTCGGTCACCAATACAGCCACGTCTGGATCGATTTCCGCGATATCCAGGACCAGTACATGCGCGAGCGCGGCATCGACTACTTCCTCAACAGCCGCCGCGCCACGCTGGCGCAGCGCGACTACGCCATCGACAATCCGATGAAGTGGAAGGACTACGGCGAGAACGTCTGGGGCCTGACCGCCGGCGACGGCCCGCAGAACACCAGCCAGGAATACCGTGGCGAGCAGCGTCAGTTCCGCCATTACTCCTCGCGCGGCGCCGGCCTGCGCGAGAACTTCGACGACGGCACCATCGTGCCGTCGGCGGCGATCTCCTCCATTGTGTTCGCACCCGAAGTGGTGATTCCGGCGGCCGAAGAAATGCACAAGCGCTACGGCGACTTCCTGTATTCCAGCTACGGCTTTCTGGATTCGTTCAACCCCAGCTTCAATTACGACATCCCGCTCAAGACCGGGCGCATGGTGCCGGACCGCGGCTGGGTGGCCAGCGACTACATCGCCATCGACCAGGGTCCGATCCTGGCAATGATCGCCAACTACCAGAACGAATTCGTCTGGACGGTGATGAAGAAGAACCCCTACATCCGCGCCGGTCTGGAACGCGCCGGCTTCACCGGCGGTTGGCTCACCCCCGAAGGCGAGCCGCAGCCGTTGCCCAAGAAGGACGAGCAGGCAGCCGCTGCCCGCTCGCTGGGCATGGCCGAGTCGCGTGCCGCCGCCGCCCAGGCCCAGCAGGATCCGTCGCAGCGGCAAAACTCCTCGCAACGCCCCAAACCCGAGTAATCCGTGCGCCTTTTGAAATTGTTGATACTGGCCGCCGCCCTGTGTGCAGGTGCGGCGGGATGCAACCGCGCCGACCCGGCCAAGACCACCGTGCGCTTCTGGGCCATGGGCAAGGAGGCCGAGGTGGTCGCCGAGCTGGTGACCGAGTTCGAGAAGCAGAACCCGGACATCCGCGTGGATGTGCAGAACATCCCGATGACGGCAGCGCACGAAAAACTGCTCACCGCCTTCGCTGCGGATGGCTTGCCGGACGTGTGCCAGCTCGGCAACACCTGGCTGCCGGAGTTCGCCTTGCTCGACACGCTGGAACCGATGCAGCCGTACGTGGCGCGCTCCAGGATCGTCGACCCGCAGGATTACTTCCCGGGCGTGTGGGACACCAATCTGGTCGACGGCACCTTGTATGGGGTGCCGTGGTATGTGGACACCCGGCTGCTGTTCTATCGCAGGGATCTGCTGCGCGAAGCCGGCTATAACGAGATGCCCAAGACCTGGGCCGGGATGGAACAGGTGATGGCGGCGATCAAGCGCAAGGTCGGCCCGGACCGCTACGCCATCCTGATGCCGCTCAACGAATTCGAGCAGCAGCTGTCGTTCGCGCTGCAACAGGACGACCGCCTGCTGCGCGACCACGACAACTACGGCAACTTCCGCGGCGAAGGCTTCCGCAAGGCGCTGGGCTTCTACGACAACATGTATCAAAAAGGCTGGGCGCCGAAGGTCTCCGAGACCCAGGTCTCCAATGTCTGGTACGAATTCTTCAACGGCTATTACGCGTTTTATCTGTCCGGCCCGTGGAACGTGCGCGAGTTCAAGCTGCGCCAGCCGCCGGGCATGGAAGGCAAGTGGGGCACCGCGCCGTTGCCGGGTCCGAACGGTCTGGGTGCGGGCATTGCCGGCGGTTCCAGCCTGGTCATCTTCAAGTCGTCCCAGCACAAGGACGCCAGCTGGAAGCTGATCGAATATCTGTCGCAGCCGCAGGTGCAGGCGCGCTTCCACGCCATCATCGGCGACCTGCCGCCGCGGCGCAGCACCTGGAAGTTGCCCTCGCTGGCCAACGACGAACTGGCGCATGCCTTCGGCGACCAGCTGGAGCGGGTCAAGGCCACGCCCAAGGTGCTGGAGTGGGAGCGCATCGTGCAGGAAATGCGTCTGGTGACCGAGCGCGTGGTACGTGGCGGCCAATCGCACGAGGCCGCCGTGCAGGAACTGGATAAACGCGTGGACGAGATTCTGGCCAAGCGCCGCTGGATCTTCGAACAGGAAGGCGGGCATGTCGGTCCGGCGGGTGAATCAGCAACGCCTGCGGTGACGCCTGCCGCAGTGCCGGCCACAGCAGCGGACAAGGAGGCTGCACGATGATGAAGCGCAATTCCGTCGCCGGCTGGGTGTTCGCCGCGCCATCGATCCTGGTGCTGGGCATGTTCTTCGGCGTGCCGGTGTTCGCCGCGCTGGTGCTCAGCGTCACCGACTTCGACCTCTATGCGCTGGCCGACAGCAGCCATCTGCGCTTCGTCGGCCTGGGCAATTACATCGAACTGCTGCAGACGCCGCTGTTCTGGAAATCGTTGTGGAACACCACGTATTTCGTGCTGCTGGGCGTGCCGATGTCGATCGGCGTGTCGCTGGGCGCGGCATTGCTGCTCAACGCCAAGGCCTCGCGCTTCAAGGCGGTGTTCCGCACCGCATTGTTCGCCCCGGTGGTGACCACGCTGGTGGCGGTGGCGGTGATCTGGCGCTATCTGTTCCACATCAAATACGGCCTGGTGAACTTCGGTTTGAGCCATCTGGGCATCGCCCCGATCGACTGGCTGGGCGACCCGCGTTGGGCGATGCCCACCATCATGCTGTTCGCGGTGTGGAAGAACTTCGGCTACAACATGGTGATCTTCCTGGCCGGGCTGCAGGCGATTCCCCAGGATCTGTATGAGGCCGCGCGCATCGACGGTGCCTCGCGCTGGAAGCAGTTCCTGCACATCACCTTGCCGATGCTCGGCCCGGTGCTGATGGTGGTCGGTGTGATCACCATCTCCGGCTACTTCCAGCTATTCGCCGAGCCGTACGTGATGACCCGCGGCGACCCACTGCAGAGCACCGTGAGCGTGCTGTATTTCATGTTCGAGGAAGGCTTCAAGTGGTGGAACCTCGGCCGCGCGTCGGCGGTGGCGTTCCTGCTGTTCCTGATCATCCTGGCGGTGACCACCGTGATGCTGCGCTTCGGCCGCAAGAGAGATTTGATATGAGTCGTGATGTCGGCCAATCGCGCTGGAATGCCGTGCTGATCAACGGTGGCTTGCTGGTGCTGGCGCTGGTCAGCCTGGCGCCGCTGCTGTGGATGCTGTCGGTGTCGTTCATGCCCACCGGCGAGGCCAGCCGCTTCCCGCCGCCGATGCTGCCTTCGGCGTTCACCCTGGCCAATTACCACGAGCTGTTCGCGCGCACCGGCATGGCGCGCAACTTCGCCAACAGCCTGATGGTGTCCGGGCTGATCACGCTCGGCTCGTTGCTGATCAACACCATGGCCGGTTATGCGTTCGCCAAGCTGCAGTTCGTCGGCCGCGAGCGCATCTTCAAGATCCTGATGGCCGCGCTGGTGATCCCCGCGCAGGTGGCGATGCTGCCGTTGTTCCTGCTGATGAAGCAGTTGCATCTGGTCAACAACATCGGCGGGGTGGTGGTGCCGGCGTTGGCGACGGTGTTCGGCATCTTTCTGGTACGCCAGTACGCGCGCAGCATTCCCGATGAGCTGATCGAAGCCGCGCGCATCGATGGCGCCAGCGAGATGCGCATCTTCTTCCAGATCGTGCTGCCGATGCTCAAGCCGGTGCTGGTCACCTTGACCATCTTCACCTTCATGGGCTCGTGGAACGACTTCATGTGGCCGCTGATCGTGCTGACCGACCAGGAGCAATACACCTTGCCGGTGGCGCTGGCGGCACTGTCGCGCGAGCACATCATGGACGTGGAACTGATGATGGCCGGCGCGGTGGTGACGGTGATTCCGGTGCTGCTATTGTTCGTCGCGCTGCAGCGTTACTACATCCAAGGTCTTCTGCTGGGGAGTGTGAAGGGGTGAAGCCAGTATTCCTGCGACTGTTTGCCATGGCCGCTGTCGTCACGTCTGCGGGCGCGGCGCAGGCGCAGGAGCGCGTGCTCGACGGTTTCAACGACATCGGCGCCTGGCGCCTGGTGGTGTCCAATCAGGTCAGCGGTTCGCTGCGGCCCGTGGCCACCACATCTGGCGGGCATGCGCTGTGCCTGGACTACAACTTCAACGGCGTGTCCGGCTATGTCGGCATCCGTCGCAACCTGCCGATCGAGTATCCGGACAACTACCGCATCGGCTTTGCGCTGCGCGGCGAATCGCCCTCCAACGATCTGCAGGTCAAGCTGATCGATGCCAGCGGCGACAACGTGTGGTGGGTCAACCGGCCGGGCTTCAATTTCCCGAAGAACTGGAGCACCTTCAACTACCGCAAGCGCAATATCGAGAAGGCCTGGGGTCCTGGCGCAGACAAACAGCTGCGCAGCAGCGCGGATGTGGAATTCACCGTCTACAACAAGGTCGGTGGCAAGGGCTCGGTGTGCTTCGATCGGCTGACCCTCACACCGCTGCCACCGGAAGACACCTCGCCGTTGAAGGCCGAGGCCATCACCGACACCGCGCCCGCACTGGAACAACGCCTGGCCGACGGCAAGCCGGAGACCTTCTGGCTCAGCGGTGCGGTCAAGCAACAAACCGTGACGTTGGATCTGGGCAAGGTCCGCGAATTCGGCGGCGCGGTGGTGCAGTGGGTGCCGGGTTTGCAGGCCTCGCAATACATGGTGCGCGCCTCCAGCGACGGGCGCGGCTGGCGCGATCTGCGCACCGTCACCGCCGGTGCCGGCGGCACCGACTGGCTGGCACTGCCGGACACCGAGGCGCGCTATCTGCGTTTCGATCTCAAGGACGGCCCCAACTGGCGTTACGGCATCAAGGAAGTGCAGCTGCAGCCGCTGGCCTTCGCCGCAACACCCAATGACTTCATCAAGTCGCTGGCCGCACAGATGCCGCGTGGCAGCTATCCGCGCGGTTTCTCCGGCGAGCAGCCGTACTGGACCATCCTGGGGTTGGATGGCGGCACCGAGCAGGGCCTGATCGGCGAAGACGGCGCGGTGGAAGTGGGCAAGGGCGGTTTCAGTATCGAACCGTTCGTGGTCACCGGCGGCAAGCTGCTGCATTGGTCCGACGTCAGCAGCGAGCAGAGCCTGCAGGACGATTACCTGCCGATTCCCAGTGTCGACTGGCACCACGACCTGATGAATCTGCGAGTGACTGCCTTCGTGCAGGGCACACCGGATCAGGCGCAGCTGGTCGCACGCTACCAACTGCACAACACCGGCAAGGAAGCGCGCGACTTCACCCTGGCATTGGCGGTGCGTCCGTTCCAGGTCAACCCGCCGGCGCAGTTCCTCAACACCCTGGGCGGCGTCAGCCGGATCGAGCAACTGGCCGTGGACGGCGCGCAGGTCAGCGTCAACGGCAAGCCGCGCGTATTTGCCGCACAGCGTCCTGATGCCGGCTTTGCCAGCGCCTTCGACAGCGGCATGGACGTCAGCCATCTCACCGCCGCCACACCGCCGACGATCACCCAGGTCAAGGACGAGACCGGTCTGGCCTCGGGCGTGCTGTTGTATCGCTGGAAGCTGGAGCCTGGCCAACGGCGCGAAGTGGCGTTGGTGATTCCGCAAACCGGCACCGCGCAACTGCCGGCCGGCTTCGATGCCGACAAGGCGCAACAGCAGGTTGCCCAGCAGTGGCGCAGCAAGCTCGATCGCGTACGCATCAGCGTGCCGGCCGAAGGCAAGCCGGTGGTCGATACTCTGCGCACCGCACTGGCGCATATGTTGATCTCGCGTATCGGCCCGCGTCTGCAGCCGGGCACACGCTCGTATTCGCGTAGCTGGATCCGCGATGGCGCAATGATTTCCGAGGGCCTGTTGCGGCTCGGCCGCGAAGACGTGGTGCGCGAGTACGTCGACTGGTTCGCGCCATATCAGTTCGACAACGGCATGGTGCCGTGCTGCGTGGACGACCGCGGCAGTGACCCGGTGCCGGAGAACGACAGCCATGGCGAACTGATCTTCAACATCGCCGAGTACTACCGCTATACCGGCGACAAGGCGTTCCTGGAAAAGATGTGGCCGCACGTCACCGGCGCCTACGACTATATGGAAACGCTGCGCGCCAGCGAGCGCACCGAAGACAACTTCATGCGCAATCCGGCCTTCTACGGAATGATGCCGGTGTCGATCAGCCACGAAGGCTATTCGGCCAAGCCGGTGCATTCGTACTGGGACAACTTCTGGGCGCTGCGCGGCTGCAAGGATGCGGTGATGCTGGCCGGCGCGCTCGACAAGCCTGACGAGGTCGCCCGCTTCAGCACCGCACGCGATGAATTCAGTGGCGACCTGGTCGCCTCGCTGGGTGCGGCGGTGCGCCAGCACAACCTGGATTTCCTGCCGGGTTCTGCCGAACTTGGCGACTTCGATGCGACCTCAACGACCATCGCGCTGGCACCGGGCGGCGAGCAGCAACGCCTGCCGCAGGATCTGCTGACCAATACCTTCGAGCGCTATTGGAAGGAGTTCTCCGACCGCCGCGACAGCAAGCGCGAATGGAAGGACTACACGCCGTACGAATGGCGCAACGTGGCCGCGTTCGTGCGCCTGGGCTGGCGCGACCGCGCCTGGGATGCCACCGCATTCTTCTTCAAGGACCGCGCGCCGCAACCCTGGAATCAATGGGCCGAAGTGGTCTCGCGCACGCCACGCACGCCGTTCTTCGTCGGCGATCTGCCGCATGCCTGGGTCGCCTCGGACTTCGTGCGCTCGGTGCTGGACATGTTTGCCTACGGGCGCGAATCCGATGCCAGCCTGGTGATTGCGGCCGGCACGCCCACGCGCTGGTTCGAAGGCAAGGGAATCGGGATTGCCGAATTGCGCACTCCGTACGGGCGCCTCAACTACACCTTGCAGCGCACCGACAAGCAGCTGGTGCTGCAACTGCAGCCTGGCCTGATTTTGCCGCCGGGTGGGGTGGTGTTGCCATGGCCGTACCAGGGCACGCCGGGCAAGGCCAGCATCAACGGCGAATCGGCCGAGTGGCAGAACGGCGAACTGCGCATCCAGCAACTGCCGGCCAATGTGCAGATCGATGTGCCCAGCGCGGTGCGGCGCGCCGAGCGCGCTACGCAATGAAGGACGCACGTCGGCCTACCCGGGCAGCGCCGGCGCGGCGACGTGCCGGATGGCCGGTCGTGTGGGTGGCACTGCTGCTGTGCGCTGTCGCTGCACACGCCACGCAGGCCACCCACGCCACCCACGTCGTGCAGGCTGCGCAACCCGCACAGGTAGACAAGACCGATCAAGCAGCAGGCGTATCCCGGGCAGTGCAGTCTCCGGACGCGGTGCAGCGCGAAATGACCCTGGTCACGCTCAACCTGCATCACGACCGCGAAGACTGGCCGGCACGTCGCGCCTACATCGCCAAACAGCTCAAGCAACTGGCGCCGGATGTGATTGCGCTGCAGGAAGTGATCGAACGGCGGAGCAGCGTGGAAAATCAGGCTGCCTGGCTGGCACGCAAGCTCGGGTACGACTACACCTTCGCCTCGGTCGATCCGGTCGGTGCACCCAAGCGCTACGGCAATGCATTATTGAGCCGGCGTAAAGTGCTGGCCATGCATCAGCGCCTGTTGCAGCCCTTGGACGATTACCGCGTCGCCGCGCATTTGCAGGTCGATGTCGACGGCCAGCCAGTCAACGTCTACGTCACCCATCTCAACGAACGCGCCGATGCACGCGGCACTGCCACGCGCACCCGCCAGGTCGCCGACCTGCTGGACTTCATTTCCTCCAACAGCGATCAAGCACCTGTCGTGATCGCCGGCGATTTCAATACCGCTGCCGATGCCCTCGATCTGGAAGCGCTACGCAAGGGCTATGGCGACAGCTACGGCAGCGTGCATCGCAACAGCGACGCCACGGTCAGCACCTTGAACTTGCACGTGTTCGACAAGCCGGCGCGGATCGACCACGTGTTCTTCCAGCAGAACCGCCTGCTGGCCCGCGAAGCACGCATCCTGTTCGACGCGCCGTACGCCGAAGGTCGCTGGGCCTCGGACCACTACGGCGTGTGGGTGCGTTTGCAGCTAGCGCCGGGCGCACCTGCCGCCCCGTAACCTGGCGCGTGCTCCATCTCTCGTAGGAGCGCCCTGGGCGCGATGGAGCGTTACCGGGAATGCCCCATCGCGCCCAGGGGAACTCCTACGAAAGGCAACGGATTGCGGCGCAACGCCGCGCCACCCCAATCACCCATGCAGACGATTGAAGATCTGCACACCCGCCAGCCACACACCGGCCATGCTGCCGAAGTTGGTCAGCAAGAACGTCAGCACCACGCGCGAGACGCGATTGCGGTACCAGCCGCGCAAGGTCTGCGCATCGTCGCGCAGGGTGAGGAAATCGCCATAGGCCGGCTTACGCATATGCACCTCGACCAACGCGGCGAACGCGCCGGTCGGCACGCTCAACCGGAACGGCTTGAACGGTGCGACCACAGCAGCGGTCAGGATGCTCAAGGGATGACTGCCGGCCAGCAGGCAACCCAGCGCCGCCAGGCCGCCGGTGTACATCGCCCACTGCAACAACAGGTCCGCGCCCATGCTCAAGCCGCCGCGCCAGAAACCGATGCCGATGCCGACGATGATGATTGCCAGCACGCCCAGGGTGATCCACGGAATGCGCTTGCGCTGCTGCACGTACTCCAGCGACTCGCGCAGCGGGCCGGGCGCATCGGTGTCCTGTTCCAGATGCCGCGCAAGACCAGCCAGATGTCCCGCGCCGACCACCGCCAGCACCTCGTGCTGACCGGCGTTGGCTTCCTCGCGCAGACGCGCAGCCATGTACTGATCGCGCTCGGCAATCACGGTCTCGTACAGCTCCGGGCTTTCGCTGGCGAAATCGCCGAAGCTCGCTTCCAGCATGTCGCCTTGCTTGAGCTTTTCAATTTCCTCTTCGCCCACCTCATCTGCGGCGAACAGGCCGCTCAGCAGGCCGCCGGCCAGCTTCATCTTGCCGAAGAATCCCAGCCGCCCGGAGGCGCGCTTGAAGGTCAGGCCGACCTCGCGATCGATCAGATGCACCGGCAAGCCTTGTGCGCGCGCCAGATTGACCGCCTCCTTCAATTCCGCACCTGGCTCGATGCCGAGCTGCTTGGCCAGGCGGCGCTGATAAGCCGCCAGTGCCAGGTTCGCTGCGAACAAGGCCACGCGGCCCTTGCGGATCACCTGCACCAGGTCCAGGCGGGCGAGGGCGTCCGGGTCGCTGAGCGCCTGCAGGCGCTGTGCATCCAGTTCCACCGCCACCGCGTCGTAGCGACCGCTGCCGATCGCCCGCTGCACCGCGGCCACGCTGGCCAGCGAGACATGCGCAGTGCCGAGCAAGGTGTAGCGCACGCCATCGCGTTCGACGATGCGGTGCGGCTGGCCGGACAGCGCATCGTCCAGAACGTGGGTGGTCTGCTCAGTCATTGGGTCATTCATCAGAAGGAGGGGCGGTGTCACCGGGGCCGAGCGGGCGTTGCATCTGCAAACCGTCCAGCCAGCGGCCATGCTTGCGGCCGATTCCGGTGAACACTCCGACCGTGCGAAAACCAAAACGTTCATGCAGCCGTCGCGATGCCTGATTCTCGGCATCGCCGATCACCGCAATCATCTGTCGATAGCCGTGTTGTTCACAGCGTGCGATCAGCTCGCCCAACAAGGCCTTGCCGATGCCACGTCCTTGCATGTTGCAGGCAAGGTAGATCGAATTCTCCACGGTCCAGCGATACCCCGAGCGTGCGCGGTATGCGCCAGCATAGGCATAACCGACCACCGCAGCATCGCGTTCGGCGACCAGATACGGATATCCCGCATCCACGGTGGCGCGCACCCGCGTGCGCATCTCGTCGCTCGACGGCGCGCTGTATTCGTAGCTGTTGACCCCGGCGATCTGCTCCGCATAGATGGCGGTGATCGCCGGGATGTCCGCCTCGCGGACCTCGCGTACCTCGACAGGCATGCGGTCAGTCGATGTAACGCTTGAGCAGATCGCCATACGCATCGATGCGGCGATCGCGCAGGAACGGCCAGATGCGCCGCACATGCTCGCTGCGCTGCAGATCGACATCGCATACCAGCACCGTCGGCTCCTGGCCGGCTTCGGCGATGAATTCGCCCTGCGGCCCCAGCACATGGCTGTTGCCCCAGAACTGGATGCCCGACGCGCCCATCGGCGAAGGCTCATGCCCCACGCGGTTGCACGACAGCACCGGCACCCCGTTGGCTACCGCATGGCCACGATGGCTGAGCACCCATGCATCGCGCTGACGCTCCTGTTCGGGTTGCTGATCGTCCGGATCCCAGCCGATCGCGGTGGGGTAGAGCAGCAGCTCCGCACCGGCCAGCGCCATCAGGCGCGCAGCCTCGGGGTACCACTGATCCCAGCACACCAGCACGCCGAGACGACCCACCGAAGTATCGATCGGCGTGAAGCCCAGATCGCCCGGCGTGAAGTAGAACTTCTCGTAAAAACCCGGGTCGTCGGGGATATGCATCTTGCGGTATTTGCCGAGCAGGCGGCCGTCCTTTTCGAACACCACCGCCGTGTTGTGATACAGCCCGGCAGCGCGGCGCTCGAACAACGAGGCCACCAGCACCACGCCATGTTGCTTGGCCAATGCACCCAGGCGCTCGGTGCTGGGGCCGGGAATCGGCTCGGCCAGATCGAATTCGTCCACCGACTCGTGCTGGCAGAAATACGCGCCGTTGTGCAGTTCCTGCAGCAGCACCAGCTTGGCGCCCTGCGCAGCGGCTTCGGCCACACGCGATTCGATGATGGCCAGATTGGCCTCGGCGTCGCCGTGGTTGCGCTCCTGGATCAGCGCGACGGGAAGGAGATGACGGGTCATGGCAGCATCCAACTAGGTGGCGCACAGGGTAGCGCGCCATGGCGTAACACCGGCCTGCCGGCCGGAACAGGAATGAGACTCAGGCGGCCAACAGACCGGCGGGCAGTTGCATGGTCAAACAGTGCAGGCTGCCGTTCTGCCAGATCAGCGCCCGACACGGCACCGGCACGATTTCATGCTGCGGGAATGCTTCAGCCAGCACTGCCTGCGCAGTTGCATCGGCCTTGTCGCCATAGGCGGGCATCAGCACCGCACCGTTGACGATGAGGAAATTGGCATACGAGGCCGCAAGACGACGGCCGTGGTCGAGAATCGGCTCGGCCCACGGCAACACGAACAGCCGATACGGCTGCCCATCGGCCTTGCGCAGTGCAGCCAGTTCGGCGCCCATCGCCTGCAGTTCGGTGTAATGCGAATCGGTGGCTACATCGCAGCCCTGGTAGACGATCGCATCCGGGCCGGCAAAGCGCGCCAGCGTATCGATATGCGAGTCGGTGTCGTCGCCTTCCAGATAGCCGTGATCCAGCCACAGCACGCGCTCCTGCGACAGCCATGCGGCCATGTCGGTGCTCAACGATTCGCGCGTGCGCTGCGGGTGCCGCTCGTGCAGGCACTTCCAGGTGGTCAGCAACGTGCCGGCACCATCGGTTTCGATCGCACCGCCTTCCAGCGCAAAGTCCACCGTCTGCACCTGCGCCGGCACGAACACCTGCGCGGCATCCAGCGAGGTCACCAACTGATCGTCCAGGCTGGCCTCGAACTTGCCGCCCCAGCCGGTGAAGCGGAAATCCATCAGCCGGAAACCGCCATCCTGGCGCAACGTGATCGGCCCCGAATCACGCAGCCAGGTGTCGTTGTAGGCGGCGATCACAAAGCGCACGCGCGCCATGTCCACCCGCGCCGAACGCAGCCGCGCTTCGGCATAAATCTGCAGATCGTCATCGGCCACGCAGACGATCACCGGCTCGAAACGGGAAATCGCCGTCACCAGCGCGATATAGGTCTCTTCCACCTCGGCCAGACGCTCGGCCCAATCGGTGCCCGCATGCGGCCACGCGATCAACACGGCGGATTGAGGTTCCCACTCGGCAGGAAAGCGAACGCTGTCGGTCATACCTGAAAATTACCTATCGATACCCAAGCGAGCCCAGGCTGTTAATTCAATCCCCGCACATGGATGTGCGGGCTCTTGCGAGGGACTCGCATCAAAGCGGCTTGGGCCCGATCTCGTTCGCATCGGCCTGATTGGCCACCACGTCGATCACCCGGCTCTTTTCGAAATACACGGTAAAAGCCGGATACACCCAGCGATGGATGGTCGGCCACTGACGCTTCTGGCCACCACGCGGATCCAGCTTTTCCTGCGGCGCGCCGTAACGGCCTTCGACCTGGCTCATGCTGTCGCCACGCAAGGGCATGGCGGCGGCGGGCTTTTGCTTTGCACGATCGACCAACAGTGTGTCGGCCGAGGCAAC includes:
- a CDS encoding endonuclease/exonuclease/phosphatase family protein, translated to MWVALLLCAVAAHATQATHATHVVQAAQPAQVDKTDQAAGVSRAVQSPDAVQREMTLVTLNLHHDREDWPARRAYIAKQLKQLAPDVIALQEVIERRSSVENQAAWLARKLGYDYTFASVDPVGAPKRYGNALLSRRKVLAMHQRLLQPLDDYRVAAHLQVDVDGQPVNVYVTHLNERADARGTATRTRQVADLLDFISSNSDQAPVVIAGDFNTAADALDLEALRKGYGDSYGSVHRNSDATVSTLNLHVFDKPARIDHVFFQQNRLLAREARILFDAPYAEGRWASDHYGVWVRLQLAPGAPAAP
- a CDS encoding TraB/GumN family protein; the protein is MNDPMTEQTTHVLDDALSGQPHRIVERDGVRYTLLGTAHVSLASVAAVQRAIGSGRYDAVAVELDAQRLQALSDPDALARLDLVQVIRKGRVALFAANLALAAYQRRLAKQLGIEPGAELKEAVNLARAQGLPVHLIDREVGLTFKRASGRLGFFGKMKLAGGLLSGLFAADEVGEEEIEKLKQGDMLEASFGDFASESPELYETVIAERDQYMAARLREEANAGQHEVLAVVGAGHLAGLARHLEQDTDAPGPLRESLEYVQQRKRIPWITLGVLAIIIVGIGIGFWRGGLSMGADLLLQWAMYTGGLAALGCLLAGSHPLSILTAAVVAPFKPFRLSVPTGAFAALVEVHMRKPAYGDFLTLRDDAQTLRGWYRNRVSRVVLTFLLTNFGSMAGVWLAGVQIFNRLHG
- a CDS encoding GNAT family N-acetyltransferase codes for the protein MPVEVREVREADIPAITAIYAEQIAGVNSYEYSAPSSDEMRTRVRATVDAGYPYLVAERDAAVVGYAYAGAYRARSGYRWTVENSIYLACNMQGRGIGKALLGELIARCEQHGYRQMIAVIGDAENQASRRLHERFGFRTVGVFTGIGRKHGRWLDGLQMQRPLGPGDTAPPSDE
- a CDS encoding carbon-nitrogen hydrolase — protein: MTRHLLPVALIQERNHGDAEANLAIIESRVAEAAAQGAKLVLLQELHNGAYFCQHESVDEFDLAEPIPGPSTERLGALAKQHGVVLVASLFERRAAGLYHNTAVVFEKDGRLLGKYRKMHIPDDPGFYEKFYFTPGDLGFTPIDTSVGRLGVLVCWDQWYPEAARLMALAGAELLLYPTAIGWDPDDQQPEQERQRDAWVLSHRGHAVANGVPVLSCNRVGHEPSPMGASGIQFWGNSHVLGPQGEFIAEAGQEPTVLVCDVDLQRSEHVRRIWPFLRDRRIDAYGDLLKRYID
- a CDS encoding agmatine deiminase family protein; this translates as MTDSVRFPAEWEPQSAVLIAWPHAGTDWAERLAEVEETYIALVTAISRFEPVIVCVADDDLQIYAEARLRSARVDMARVRFVIAAYNDTWLRDSGPITLRQDGGFRLMDFRFTGWGGKFEASLDDQLVTSLDAAQVFVPAQVQTVDFALEGGAIETDGAGTLLTTWKCLHERHPQRTRESLSTDMAAWLSQERVLWLDHGYLEGDDTDSHIDTLARFAGPDAIVYQGCDVATDSHYTELQAMGAELAALRKADGQPYRLFVLPWAEPILDHGRRLAASYANFLIVNGAVLMPAYGDKADATAQAVLAEAFPQHEIVPVPCRALIWQNGSLHCLTMQLPAGLLAA